GTGACATTCCACATTAAAACTGATAAAAGTCTCTCTACATTTTCGCTTTACTACTTACCGTTTAGGAATTACATTAAACAGCAGTTACCGTGGGACAACCTGTACAATTTAAATTAAGAAAGCAATAAGTACGCTGTTTTTTAtacatttatttctttttaatgcAAATTCTTAGCTGTTCGATCGCGAATCTTGTACGTACACTTATCTTCTGGCTGACATCAGTAATCAGACGGCAGTTATAATCGATCccgtcattgaatgtttcgaccGCGATGTGGCTATTATTCAGAATCTgagattaaaattgaaatatgcAAGTAAGTCGAACATACAACCACCATTCGTGGCAATGCTTTTATAATATATCCTAGATATATTATAGACCATTTATTCGTATTTGTTCGTCAAATCGACCGAACAAATTgcttttcattgaaattttaccCGTTAGAAACAATTACTTTGTTGTCATCATCGATGTATTTTTTTACAGAGGAATCATCCTGTGCACGTTCACGTTATTTTTACTTAAATGATTCATTCGAATGGGTCGTACAAACTTCGCCGAACGAACAATAAAATTAGAGATCAATTGTTCCAATCTGATTATATTATGCCGaggatatatacagggtgttcggccacacctgggaaaaattttaatgggggattctagaggccaaaataagacgaaaatcaagaataccaatttgttgatggaggcttcgttaaaaagttattaacaattaaattcgaaaatttcaaatcgttctggaaaaattattttcggttgcgggggtcaattacaatcatttttggtcattacatataccttcgaaatcttatccactttctagaaaaaaattcgagaaagtgaaatttttcgagggaaaaaaaaaatttcaaatcgttctggaaaaattattttctgttgcgggggtcaattacaatcatttttggtcattacacataccctcgaattcctatccactttcgagaaaaaaattccttaccgaaaatctaattaggcgcctaacgacgaaaaaaaaaaatttccaatcgttctggaaaaattattttcggctgcgggagtcgattacaatcatttttggtcattatacatgcccccaaaatcctatgcattttcaagaaaaaaattcgagaaggtgtgaaatttttcgacggaaaaaaaaaatttcaaatcgttctgaaaaaaatattgttagccgtgggggtcaattacaattatttttggtgaatagacatacccccgaaattttaaccattttcgagaaaaaaattcagtactatcggaactttaaacgttaataactttttaacggagcctccatcaacaaattggtattcttgaatttcgttttattttggcctctagaatccctcattaaaatttttcccatgggtggccgaacaccctgtagatctCGACCATTTAATGGCCCGCATTGATATATCTGTCGCACAGTGGGTCAGAAACGTTCTCGTCGGTTAAAACTTATTAACTGGAGTAGAATGTCGATTGAACGCGAATGTTTCAGTTAATAATTCGATAATTCAGTAAAGCGCCAAGTACTGTTAAGCACGCCGAGCGTTTAATTGTTGAAATTGCCACTCGAAGTCATCCGCGCGAAGCGAAGCACGAAAGGGGTCTTCGGGAACAATTCAATTACGTtcttattaatttatttgaaaagcTGAACGTAACAGGCGCAATCTTACACGCTCGTAACGGAAACGCAGCTCGAAACAAAGTTGAGTCGAGGCTTCGGGAAAGTTCATTATCATTTATCCCATTGAACTTGCGTGCCTTTTCATCCTTTCGTACGCTCGAAGTACGCGAGTTTAGCGAAAAAAGATTTAATTACCAAAATGGCGTTCTCCCGCGTGCCTTAATGTAACGAGTCTGCAAACAGTATTCCGCCATTTTGTTTCACCGAAAATAGtcaaacaattttttctttcgagatttcaatttttgaaaatgAAGACGCACGGATGATGACAGACCACGCGACAACTAACTGGCCAAAATGCCTTTTGCAGTGAATACGCATGTACACGCTGATCATGTCACCGGAACAGGAAAGTTGAAGTCAACGTTTACCGATTGTCAGTCGATGATCTCGCGCGCCAGTGGCGCCGTAGCCGACGTACTCTTGAATCACTACGATGAAATAAATTTCGGCAGGCATTCTTTGCAAGTTCTACCGACCCCTGGCCATACCCAAGGTTAGGCGTATTTTTATTGGAAATATTCGTGAACTTAGTTAAGAGCAACCGGGCTGATAAATAAGCCTAATTTTGAGCGAACTGCCCAAAATTAGACTGCCCCCCAGACagatattaaccccttaacgttcatgctcgagtctgactgctttgaaaaacgatatttgtttaagggacgataatatttgttttccttcaaattatacgttagatacaacattgtaattaacaaaacctgcatttttagaaacaaatccaataaagaaaactgatcattctttgttaactcgaaaaatatgagcgttcagGGGTTAACGTACGTCGCGCGCTGATCACGTAAAAGGTAGGTAtcttccttccacgagaagaaggcacagcgagtttacatccccactcttgctgcagtccgctgattggctgttgcCGATCTTCGTCATCGTTTTCGACCAATGCCTGTGAGTCAGCggctgcaacaggagtggggatgtaaacacgctgtgccttcttctcgtggaagaatgaTACATACGTGTTTCGTAGCCAACCGTCAACTACCGGTCACATAAAAGTCAAGCGACGCGTGACCCTATGACAGACTAATATCCCTTTGTTCCTTGAATTTTTCTTTGGGAATTGTTAAAGTATAAATCTCATAAATTTATCGTTACTTTGATTAACGACGATaatacgttattacgtgatttatTGGACCATACATAGCagcttaatttaaaattaccttttataATTATCGGTCGAcgtttcgacgttaattttcgtGTCCCCCTTTGGGCAATATATTCTAAATAAAATGTGTAAGCGATACAAATATTGGCAATCTCAAATAACGAAATATGAAAATCCTGTTGTAATAAAATAAACGTCGACGTCTTTATAAAACATAAATAACATTTTCGTACATCATAAAACACGGAATTCGGTTGGTTAAGTAGTAAAATTATGTATATTCGGGTTCCGGTCAACTAATCCAGAGcaattttttctacaaaatttgTATCTTTCATTTTCGTTTAACTCGGTGAAATGTTGGGTACAATACTTAAAGAACAATCAACTTTTATAGTCCAGCAGTTCCCGGATTCCATATTGCGCAACGCAAATTACACATTTAATCCTTTTTTTCCCCCAAATATTTCCAACCTCCCTTTACCgttttaaaatatacattttgtaGATGAACGTTCAAAAGGCAAACGTTTTTTTGTTAAGTTCGCATTTATTGCAGTTGATTCCAGTAATCCCTTTattctaaatttattttcgaaattcaGAATCTATTTGACTCGGACGGCAAATCCAGACAGTGggcaaaatatataaaaatatatttttgtaaatttgcttttactttatatattaatatttgatTTATTTAAACACATTAATCGTTTGTTTTTCGTGCCCAAACAGCTTGAAACTGACTTCTGAAGCGTAGAATATtttgttaatattaatttttttattcccGCGAAGCATTTTTAGTTTTTAGTGAATCTTTGGACTCTGAGTTTACAATGGAAGTATAAGTATtttcttaattaataatatttgtattGTATATATCTATAGGTTGCGTTACGTATGTGTGCCACCAGCAAGGCATCGCTTTTACAGGCGATGCTCTTTTAATACGCGGATGCGGTAGAACTgactttcaggtttgtatcagaaAGAATATCTATTATAGTAAAGTAATTTCCAAATTTGGGtgcaatctttaaaatatcagtcGAATAATCACAATTTAGAAAAGACGTTAAAATACGAATAATTATCAATTCATCAAGCTGCGTAGTAAGCGTTCAATCTTAAAATCTGACGACGAGACTTTACGCGGGAAGTGCCAACGTAAAATTGTGTTGGTTCGACACCGTATGCGGTAACATCAGCGTACTGATGCACATCACATATTTAGATAGCAGCTTTTATACGTAACATCAATATAATGGCgtttaacaatatttttcaattaaaaaattctcaCGATAAACCCAGGTTATTCCTAGAAATCGAGAAACCGTGTGTAATTTCTTTGTATTAAGTATGAATCTCCTTTACAATTTTTAACTGAGAAATATTAACCTCTGAAGCTCACTGAAACTCATTTCAACGACTGGTTAAAGATTTCAGATATAATTCAACACTAATTTACTGTCTTTTCAACGACAGTGTTCAATTGCATGCAGAAGGTAACACATAACCTACAAAATGTTCGTTTCGTTTAAAGTGACTGTGTTTCTTTACTTACAAATTTTAGATATAATCCAACACTAATGTACTGTCTTTTCAACGAAAGTGTTTTGTTGCATGCAGAAGGTAACACATAACCTACAAAACGTTCGTTTCGTCTGAAGTGACTATGTTTCTTTACTTCAAAATTTTAGATATAATCCAACACTAATTTACTGTCTTTTCAACGATAGTGTTCAATTGCATGCAGAAGGTAACACATAACCTACAAAACGTTCGTTTCGTCTGAAGTGACTGTGTTTCTTTACTTACAAAGTTTAGATATAATCTAACACTAATTTACTGTGTTTACAACGAAAGTGTTCCGTTGCGTGTAGAAGGTAACACATAACCTACAAAACGTTCGTTTCGTCTACAGTGACTGTGTTTCGTTACTTCAAAATTTTAGATATAATCCAACACTAATTTACTGTCTTTTCAACAAAAGTGTTTAGTTGCACACAGAAAGGTAACACATAACCTACAAAACGTTCGTTTCGTCTACAGTGACTGTGTTTCGTTACTTCAAAATTTTAGATATAATCCAACACTAATTTACTGTCTTTACAACAAAAGTGTTCAGTTGCATGCAGAAGGTAACACATAACCTACAAAACGTTCGTTTCGTCTGAAGTGACTGTGTTTCTTTACGTTTATATTAAGCTGAGAGTTTATATTGTTAAATACGCGAAGGCTTACGAAACAACCTGATATTTCGTACTTTAATTGAAACTCACTTCAACTGGTCAAAAATTTTAGATATAATCCAACACTAGTTTACTGTCTTTACAACGAAAGTGTTCAGTTGCATGCAGAAAGGTAACACATAACCTACAAAACGTTCGTTTCGTCTAAAGTGACTATGTTTCTTTACTTACAAATTTTAGATATAATCCAACACTAATTTACTGTCTTTACAACGAAAGACAGTCTTTTGCGTGCAGAAGGTAACACATAACCTACAAAACGTTCGTTTCGTCTAAAGTGACTGTGTTTCTTTACTTACAAATTTTAGATATAATCCAACACTAATGTACTGTCTTTTCAACGAAAGTGTTTTGTTGCATGCAGAAGGTAACACATAACCTACAAAACGTTCGTTTCGTCTGAAGTGACTGTGTTTCTTTACGTTTATATTAAGTCGACAGTTTACGTAGTCAAATACGCGAAAGCTTACGAAACAACCTGATATTTCGTACTTCAACGATGCATTATTTAACTTGCGTATACCTTACGTTATTATCGTTCGAGCTAGTTGCCGTTACTAAATGGTGATTTCAGTTCTGGCAATTTCCGTATTACAGGGTGGCTCTGCAGTAGATTTGTACAAGTCCGTTCATACGCAAATTTTTACCTTGCCGGAGAATTACAAGCTGTACCCGGCCCACGATTACAATGGTAGAACGGTAACCACGGTGGCCGAGGAGGTGGCCTTTAATCCCAGATTAACCAAATCTGAAAACGAGTTTATCAGCATAATGAACAACCTTAATCTGCCGTATCCAAAAATGATTGGTATGCTGATTTCCATCGCGTAATTTACCCCGGGTCGCGTCAACGTGGATCCCGCGCGACCGTTATCTTGGAAATTTCAACGAGCCTCGAAGTTTCGGCAATCGGgctcaattaaaatttgttcgtcGTTTCAGATGAAGCAGTGCCGATAAACAAAGTCTGCGGATTGTATGAGCCTCTGCCGTTAGAGAAACCAAGCGTAGACGAAGTCTCCCATGATGTTTCCGACGTTAATCCACCGTCGGGGCGTTAATTAGATTTCGTAGTCTCCATGTACAAAAAACTGCATAATAAAAACGGATTTAATTTGAATCTaccgaatgaaaaaaaaataaaaaataaaaaataaaaaaatttcacttcGCCGTTCCGTCGACGAGCGTTCAACGGACCGAATAATAGCGAACACCGTGGCTAATTAATACTTTCATCCCCTTTAACCTTTAAACGACGCGTCATCCGGTGTCTGGTACCAACTAACCAGAATTAAAATCGTACGAAACGGATCAACGTTTCGCGCGATCCTCGCGTCGTCGCTGAAAATGTTTGCCGCGCACTCGAAACCGCGTGGCCCAAtttcttaaattaattaaacattttcaGCGCGTTAATTTTCCAACGATAAACAATGCCCAGCGAACGTGTCAGCTCCCTGTCGCGCGCGCGTATTCGTTCGTACGAATCGCAACTACGCGGAACAGGAATTAACGACGCGCGACTATCTTATATAAATGGCGTTCGACGTTTCGTCGGTCGAGTCGCCACGGGCCGGTCGCCGTGCGGCGATGTGCGTTTGatttttcttttctcgaaacgtTCGTCGAAACGTGACGCATAGCGATAATAGAGACGAGAGGCGGTGTAATCGGGCGGTTCGAACGGGCTGCCTTGTCGAAACTCGAGACGAAGAGACCCCCATGGTGTGTCGCTGGTTTCTGCTGCATAGC
The window above is part of the Colletes latitarsis isolate SP2378_abdomen chromosome 2, iyColLati1, whole genome shotgun sequence genome. Proteins encoded here:
- the LOC143349458 gene encoding persulfide dioxygenase ETHE1, mitochondrial, whose translation is MNTVLFKKLCQRCIRVSVFKSCSVTRMNHTMSWRLPDEIPFSKDFLFRQLFDRESCTYTYLLADISNQTAVIIDPVIECFDRDVAIIQNLRLKLKYAMNTHVHADHVTGTGKLKSTFTDCQSMISRASGAVADVLLNHYDEINFGRHSLQVLPTPGHTQGCVTYVCHQQGIAFTGDALLIRGCGRTDFQGGSAVDLYKSVHTQIFTLPENYKLYPAHDYNGRTVTTVAEEVAFNPRLTKSENEFISIMNNLNLPYPKMIDEAVPINKVCGLYEPLPLEKPSVDEVSHDVSDVNPPSGR